The DNA segment GAAGAAACGAGCCAAGAAATACAGACAAGATTTCTGCGACGATTCCTATGTCACCGAGCAAGAGCTGTTCAGAAAGCCCTTGGGTGAAATCGTCATTGAGACTCTGATCCGGCCATTTGGTGAGTTCGCGTACACATCACCTCCATAAAACTCCCTTCAAGACCAGATTGTGCTCATCCATACTGACTGTTCTGTTGTTCTGCTACTAGAAATGCTCGCTACCGAACCCATCCTACTCCTAATGTCACTATACATCTCTCTAGTGTACGGTCTCCTCTacgccttcttcttcgctttcccCGTAGTCTTCGGCGAAGATTACGGCTGGGACGACGCCAAGACCGGTCTGACCTTTATCCCCGTCTTCTTCGGCGTCGGTCTCGCACTCTTCGTAACTCCCtggttggagaagaagtacGCCGCCAAAGGAGACGCAGTCACCCCCGAAGATCGTCTACCGGGGATGTTGATCGGTGGTCCGTTCGTGCCGCTCTCGCTATTCATCTTCGGATGGACAGCCCCTCCCTATGTCGCGCCGGGTGGTGGATCATGGGTTGGACCCTGTTCTGCCGGGATTCCATTCGGTTTCGGGATGGTCCTGGTCTATTTCTCTGCCAACGCGTACCTTATCGAAGCGTTCCCTGACTACGTCGCTTCCGCCCTTGCTGCCAAGACGGTTGTACGATCTGCCGCTGGTGCTGCCATGCCACTGTTCATCTCTATCATGTTTAGGAAGATCGGGAATGGTCCTGCTGCCAGTATACTCGGTGCAGCGGCTATCATCATGGCGCTGATTCCATTCGCTTTTGCAAAGTACGGGGCTGGTATCAGGGCGAGATCGAAGAGGGCGGCGATTTAGATAGTAGATAGTACAAAGTATTATTATAGTGATTTATATACTTTACGATAAACACATGGATTTTTCAGAGCACCTTGGTCCATTTGAGCTCTTCTACAATACTTTCTATAATAGTGGCATCATATCACACACGCCGTGTATGAACTATCATGCAACCATCGCTTCATGAACAGATACccgatgataatgatgataaTAATACAGGAATACATGATCTCGGCTATATATCCTCTCCAAATGACTATGGTATGGTCTCTTCTCCCTAAGACTAAGGCCCTGCGCCGGCTTCAACTACAATATCACGTTTGCCTTCTCGATCGAAAGCCACTCCCTAATCACCCTTCTTAGCCTTCTTAGCTTTGGGTTTCTCCGCATCACTGCTGTTTCCACTCTCCTTCTTAGCTCTCTTGGCTTGTTTCCTTTGCAACTCCTCCATCATTGGATCACTAGCATCGGATGCCATACCACTATCTTCGTCATCAGAATCAGACTCTGAGGGTGATCCGCCATCTGATGATTCAGATTGGAAGTCCTCGTCATCTACGTGATTGAGAGTATATCAGCAAATGGTTCGAAATGCTTCGATCGTATGAACTGAGCCCAAAATGACTGTTGCCGTCGAGTGACACaggaggaaagtgaagtGAAGACTCACCggactcatcatcatcatcctgcaCCGCAGGCTTGgccttcttccccttatcgttcttcttccccttctttcctgaatcttcatcctccgaagCGATCgactccatctcctcatcttcatcactcaAAGGCTCATCGATATCCATCACGgtctcttccatctcattcagCAATTTGATGTTCTTCTGTTTCAAGAACGCGCTGATAGGTTGAACTTCTTCTTTACTTATCGCCGTAAAGACGTGATCGGCCACTTCAGTCTTGGACACAACTCGCATATCGAATGTTTTGGCTGATgcgatacctcctccaacacTGAAAGGAAGACATTGGTCCGTCAGAGTCCGTCCTTGCTTTACAATTCATGTAACCGAATTGCGAGTGAAGATGACTCACCGTGAGAAAGAGATACTTTCGGTCTTTGAGAAATCGATCAAAATAGGTTGTTTGGCAATGAAGATCAAACCTTTTTCTAAGAAGTACAACTCTCCTTGGACAGCTTTTACATTTGCTTTTAACCCATTCAACCCTTGAGCTGTCCTGAATGTTCCCGGTGGAGTAACCTTCTTGCCAGTCAGAGCTTTGAGTACTCGGGAGATCACTTGGAAAGTGGGTGCTTCGTATTTACGTTGTAAATCGGGATATTTGGCTAGTTCCTCGCTATGGACGAAGAGTCATGGTTAGCAGAACTCTCGTGTATATTGAGGAACGTGAGGAACGAGGGTACTCACTCAGATAAGTTGAGTTCTGcatctacctcctcatcctttgGCCATTGAGCTACTAAGAAGGGATATCTGGTTGCACCTTGTCTGATGGGTGGATCGAGACCGAGTACAAGCTGGACATGGAGATCGTCGAGTttgggaagaagg comes from the Kwoniella bestiolae CBS 10118 chromosome 2, complete sequence genome and includes:
- a CDS encoding FACT complex subunit POB3, whose protein sequence is MSTVTFENIFHGDGPDIGKLRFNAAGFGWKTYTSEDTPTTYNGHDVRHATWLRVARNFQLRLAMRQAEKPRITFDGFKRDDHDKVKRTLDEYFNIKMETRDTSLKGWNWGKAQVQGNDITFQIQGKTTFEIPLSTVGNSNIAGKNEVALEFNPPPPFPHDPKDLSKRVPDELVEMRFYIPGKSMKSKGSDAGSDGEETDLDEDGNEVSAADAFHNMIKEKADIGAVVGDSIVVFEDILVLTPRGRFSLEFYPDSLRLLGKSTDYRVPFTSIHRIFLLPKLDDLHVQLVLGLDPPIRQGATRYPFLVAQWPKDEEVDAELNLSDEELAKYPDLQRKYEAPTFQVISRVLKALTGKKVTPPGTFRTAQGLNGLKANVKAVQGELYFLEKGLIFIAKQPILIDFSKTESISFSRVGGGIASAKTFDMRVVSKTEVADHVFTAISKEEVQPISAFLKQKNIKLLNEMEETVMDIDEPLSDEDEEMESIASEDEDSGKKGKKNDKGKKAKPAVQDDDDESDDEDFQSESSDGGSPSESDSDDEDSGMASDASDPMMEELQRKQAKRAKKESGNSSDAEKPKAKKAKKGD